Part of the Leptospira ellinghausenii genome, TGTGTGATGTAGAAAAGTTCTATTCACCATATATAATAAGTAAAAAATTCCAAATTTCGGATTTCATCTATGTTCCTCTAACTTTAGAAGAACGAACAAAACTTAAAACTAGACGATTAATCAATCAATACACTGAGGAGGAAGTTATAAAATATAACAAAGATTATAGGTCAGCTATTCTACATAATGATTTTTACTGGAAAAATTTTAATGAAAAGGACAGAATGAAGAATGAAATCGAATACAATCACAGAGCTTTTAAGATATATAACTCAATAGAAACAAGGAAATGGTGTGATGTGGATTCATTATCTCGGGAACTAGAGTTAGACAAACGTGAGGTTTCATTCATTATCAGAAAATGGAGTGAGTATGGAATAGCTGAAATCATTGAGAGAAAGGAGCGATATAGGAAAGTTATGAAATTCAAAGTTAAGAATGTAAAACTGTATTATCTAATGTATTCGAATATAAAGGAAGGAAACTAAAATGCAAAAATTTAAACTCAGGGCTGGACACATCAGAACCCTACTACATAACCAAAATTTCAAATGTTATGTTTCAGGAATGGAACTCACCTATGATAACATTGAAATAGAACACATCATTCCTCTAACTATGGGTGGCGAACACTCCTTTGAAAACTTGTGTCTCGTGGATCGGTCTCTAAAAGAATTAAAACGATTCAAGACAAAGGAAGAAATTATAGAATTATGTAAGATAATTTTAGCCAATGAACTACAATTATCAAATAATTAAATCTATCATAGTCAACTTAGAGAACAGAGTATTAACCCATGAGCTGGAGGAGATTTACCTTTCCCCAAACTCATGGAGGAAATCTGTTTATAGGTTCTGTAGGAAAAACTTTGAAAAGCAAGAAAGGAGAAGAATGTCCTATGATATTTTCAAAATCAGAAATAATTCATATTTCAAGGAATCAGAAAGAGGGAAATGGAATCGGAAAATTAGCACTTTGACAGCCTCAAATTTTACCATAGTGAATGATGATGAAGACAGAATTCAAAGGATGATTTTGAAACTAGAAAGGAAAAGATTGGATACTACTAGGCAGTTATCCGACCCATTGCCACTAACTAGGCTCATCGAAAATTTTAACCGTCGGAAAACCGATGTTACCCGTGATGAATGGGACATTCCGATTTTACACCTAGTTAAGAAATTCAATTGGAAAAATTCGTAAAAAACAGGGGTTAGGTTCGATAATTATCAATTGGTCACATTAAGTCTCCTAGAGAAGGCTTGACAATCCATTTAAGTAAAGTATAATCAGGCTTTTATGGGGTAGGGAATGCTTTTTAATCATGTCATTACTAAATGTCAGGCTAATTTTAAATCTGGATCATTAGCTACAATGGAGTTATACAATCCGATTAATTCTACTTTCTATACAGGTGGTATTTTTTGGAATCATCCAATTGGCTTATGGTTAATAAGTGCCTGGTTTAAATCACTTATTGCTATGGATATTCGATTCAGAATTATCTATGAAAATGGAACAGTTATAGATACTCTGGAATTTAAGTAAAAAGAAATGAATTTCAAAGAATTTAAAGATGAAGTTTTCGGAGACAATCAGGCATTGGAAATAACCAAATTGATAATTTCCTAGATACCAATAAGGATATTTTTTTGCAAATCTGCATATAACTCTTGTGCCAATTTAAAATGAGTCATACCAAATAAGTATTTGAAAAAAGCAATGCTTTTCCCATATGCAACTAGCATAAGTTACAAGGCTTGCAAAATGTCTATATTTTCAATCAAATAATTTAATTAAAGATAAAAATGAATCATCGTTTCTCAAAGAAATATGTTGCATTTTCAAAACCCAGTAATAACTTCATTATATCCTTAATTGGGATTTTAATACTTTTTTAAACCATGTATTGAAACAAAACTATAATAGATGTACGATTATACTCAATCGCAGAATCAACGTTATGCAACATAATAATTACCCTAAAAGCTAAATATTGCCCTACAATATGTAAGAAATGAATGTTTTATAAAGTTGCGTCTTTTTCAGTTAAATTTTCATATAACGTAATTCGGAAAAATCAAGTCACGCTAAATGCTATGACACACTAACAATAAAGAAATATTTAACCTATGGACAAAGCAGCAAAGTTTAAAGTAGACCCAGCACTGACCAAAATTTTAGGAGAAAGTTACACTTCTGTTGAGGCAGCGATAAAAGAATTGGTTGACAATTGCTATGATGCGGACTCTACAATAGTTTCAGTTGAATTTCCTAATCCTTTTGACCATTCAAAAATTATCATAACCGACAACGGGGAGGGTATGACGCCCGATGAAGTTAGAGATCAATATTTAAAAATTGCAAGCAGTAGAACTTCACGTAAAGGAGATACCACACACGGTAAAAAACGAAAAGTAAAAGGACGTAAAGGGATAGGAAAATTTGCAGGACTAATGATTGCAAGTTTTATGGAAGTTAAAACTAAATCGAAAGGACAAGAAACAACCATTGTAATTTCAAAAGAAGACATACTAGACAAGGACAAAGACCTTGATGCAATTGAACTGCCACTAAGTTCAATTCCTTGCAGCAAGAAGAGCCACGGAACAACAATTACGTTGACGGGGCTAAATCAAAATTTTACTTTTCCTAATCCTGAAAAACTTAAACAAATTTTATCCAGAGAATATTTACGAGAAAACGATTTTACTGTGACTGTAAATGGAGAAGAAGTTAGTGTAAAAGATATTCCAGGACAAAAATTTGAAAAAGAAATAAAACTTTCAAATGGTCAGATTGTTACTGCTGTTGCGACAATAACAGACAAAGCTCATAAGTATCACGGAGTAAATTATAGAGTTGATGGAAAGGTTATCGGCAAGCCCAATAACCTTTTATCAGAAAATGAACTTGTCCCACAAAAAGTACAAAAAAGATTGCACGTCGAAGTAAAGGCAGATTGCTTATTGAGCGACACAACAGCGGATTGGGGAGAAATAAATGAAAGCAGTAAACTTAAACAAGAAATTGAAGAAGCATTGCAAAGCTGGATGGTTGATAGTTTACAAGAAGGTTGCAAACAAGAAATGATACTTGCGAAAGCAAGACATCAAAAAAAGATTAATGCTTACTTATCAAAACTCCCAGAATTTAAACAGCAGATTGCTAAAGCAGCACTTGAAAAAGTAATTGAAAGATTTTGGACAGAGGATGACAGCAAAATTGATACTATAATTTCCATAATGATTGATGCGTTTGAAAAAGGACATTATTGGGCAGTGTTAGAAAATATTGATCAAGCAGACGACCATCATATTGAAAAGTTAGCAGAAGCCTTCAATGAATTTGGTCTATATGAAATTACAATGATGACTCATCAGGCATCAGCAAAAGCTAAGTTCCTGGACAGGCTTCAAACTCTCATTGACAATCCCGATACATTAGAGGCAACAGTTCATCAAGCACTTTCAAATAACCTTTGGATTTTAGGTTATGAGTATTCACATTTTATTTCAAACCAATCATTGAAAAAAGCTTGCGAACAACTTTGTGACAAATTCTATAAAGGCGAAAACGCAAATAAACGACCCGATTTGTTTTTAGGAATGGCATATAATCGTGAACGACTTTTAATTGAGTTTAAAAGACCGTCACATACGTTGACACGATATGATGAAGCCCAAGCACAGCGCTACAGAGACGAACTTTCAACAATGTTTCCTAACGACAGAATTATTGTTAAATTAATTGGTGGTGATACAGGAGGAAAAATAAAACAACAGAACAATGCCAACGATCTGGCTTATCACTCTTTCACGGAAATTATTTCTAATGCAAGAGCTAATTATGATTGGCTGATCAATGAACTGACTCAATCAAATGGTTAACTTGATACAAACGACAAATAGAGGCAATCGAGATAACACGGGTTTATCAAAAACGATAGATTCTGATCAATACCCCCCCCCTCTTTTCTAAATTTAGAAAACCCTTTACCGTAAATACCCAGCCAATGTATTTTGCCCGAATTCGTCTAAATATTTTTCTATAAAAAATAACTACATAAAAACATTTTTATGGAGAAAAAGTAGGTGTTTTTTATTTATTAAAACTTAGAAAAGTATTAGAGAAATTCAAAGTAGCAATTTATGACTTTTGTGGAGAATTATCTGAAGAGCTGTCTTTAATAGGCAATTGAGATTTTCATACAAATGAAATCTATGGAAAAAGATTAAATTTTTGTTTTCTATATTTTTGATTAAACCCTCGGTAATTATAAGTGGATATTTTTACGACTCATGTTTAGCGGATATAAATGATAGAAAAACTTAAACAAAAATATAGTAAAGCCGTTCGGACAACCCTTTTGGCTCAGGATAAACTGACAAGTAAATGGTACCATTTTTTTTCTGTAATTGAATTGCAAACTGAAGATGAATACCCCTATTCGATTCCGAATGAAAAATGGGAAAATGGATGTGTCCGTGCTAAGCAATCTAATTTGGAGGAATACACTTTTTATCTTTCGATTGATGAGATAGCTTCAGTTGACGAGGCATTAAAATCATTTAATAATCCAACAGATAAATATGAAATTGATGGACATAAAATATCATTCTTTAACTCCTCTTTTGTAAAAGAACCATCAGGAAATTATCCTTTAGTTTTCGGTTCGAATTTCTTCACCGATAAGGGAGTTTCCTCGATCCTTCCAAAAAGGAAATCGGGTCTATTAGTTTGGTGTCAAATTGATGGTGAGCGGAAAACAGATGCTAAATTTATTTCAACGAAAAGTGTAACAAAAGAAATGTCTGCACTCCAAAGTTTAACATTAGAGTGGTTAGATTTTGACATTTTACAAAAAAGAGAGCATATCGGGAATGTATATTTATCTGCACCAAACCCATATTTTAGGGAAATTAAAGTATCTCTTTCAATTGATCCGTTAGGTGTGAATTACAAAGTATTAACACGAGGAATTACTTTTGAACCTTTAATATTTAGAATTATAGATAAACATGGAGATGCAATTGCATTTGATAAATCCATTGAAATAAAAAATCAAGCTGGTTTTATCGAGCTTCCTCACGAACCACATTTATTTGAACTAAGAATTTATAATAAAGATAAAGACTTGATAGCAATCCACGAACCTTCCACATTCGTACGTAGTTTTCGACTTGATATGTCTATGAAACATGAAGACATTAACATAAAAGTAAATTCAAAAAAAGGAATTAAAGAATTTTCTATTGAGAAATACTCAAAAGAATCACCTTATGTCTTTGGAAAGCCAAAAGATTTTATCCCTGAATACTTTTTTAGAAAAGCTGATGAAGAAAGACATCACAGTGATCTTGCAAAACGTAAAGAATTCATCTTTTACTCGGGTGCAAAGGAAGAAACGGAAATAATTAAACTGAAAGAAAGAGCTAAGTCTGATATAAGAGAAATAGTTAATAACGCCAATGATACATGTTACTTATGCGATCCATATTTCAGTAGTATGGACATAGTTGAATTTGCGTTCCATATTAGGAATATTAGTGTTAAAATAAATATACTTAACAGTAAAGAATTTATTACAAAGGAAGAGGCTAAAAATATAACAAACATAATAAATGAATATAATAGTAAAGGAATTGGAAAAATCGATGTTCGTATTCTTAGAGGCGACGGTATTCTTCATGATAGATTTGTTGTTACCGATAACAATATTTGGTTTATAGGTAGTTCA contains:
- a CDS encoding HNH endonuclease, which encodes MQKFKLRAGHIRTLLHNQNFKCYVSGMELTYDNIEIEHIIPLTMGGEHSFENLCLVDRSLKELKRFKTKEEIIELCKIILANELQLSNN
- a CDS encoding ATP-binding protein, with amino-acid sequence MDKAAKFKVDPALTKILGESYTSVEAAIKELVDNCYDADSTIVSVEFPNPFDHSKIIITDNGEGMTPDEVRDQYLKIASSRTSRKGDTTHGKKRKVKGRKGIGKFAGLMIASFMEVKTKSKGQETTIVISKEDILDKDKDLDAIELPLSSIPCSKKSHGTTITLTGLNQNFTFPNPEKLKQILSREYLRENDFTVTVNGEEVSVKDIPGQKFEKEIKLSNGQIVTAVATITDKAHKYHGVNYRVDGKVIGKPNNLLSENELVPQKVQKRLHVEVKADCLLSDTTADWGEINESSKLKQEIEEALQSWMVDSLQEGCKQEMILAKARHQKKINAYLSKLPEFKQQIAKAALEKVIERFWTEDDSKIDTIISIMIDAFEKGHYWAVLENIDQADDHHIEKLAEAFNEFGLYEITMMTHQASAKAKFLDRLQTLIDNPDTLEATVHQALSNNLWILGYEYSHFISNQSLKKACEQLCDKFYKGENANKRPDLFLGMAYNRERLLIEFKRPSHTLTRYDEAQAQRYRDELSTMFPNDRIIVKLIGGDTGGKIKQQNNANDLAYHSFTEIISNARANYDWLINELTQSNG